TAGAATACATGTTTGTTTATTCTAAAGATGAACACTATTTGGGTATTATAACCTTAATAATAGGGTGGCAATGATGTTATTGGGTATGAGTTGAAATCATGGTCAGCACGCATTATTGATATGTTGTATACAAAGGTGACATATATCATGTCATGAAAtgcaactgattaaaatactcgTCACAAAGAATATCAACCTAAACAAGAAAATGATTAGTGTACCACCAAATAATCGGAGAAAGTCATTCCTAATCGACAATGGTCTCCACTTTAGGACCTAAATATCATTAAAACATAAACAAATTAACCAAAATGAAACTTTCACAATAACAATCAATACGATAATTAAACCCGAAAAAGAAAAAGGGGTAGGTAAAGTTACCATGGAAAGAATGAGGGCGGTACTGATTAACAAGGTGAGATGGCATTTCTGGAGATGATTAACACCTTTAACACGGTAAAAAATAAGTCAGTGTTCTCTTGTAAGTTACTCTAGTTTTTTCTGTTTTACCAGTAGCAAAGATGACAGAAAAAGAAGGGTAATTGAGATCACCAAGCTGGTAAACCCCACTCGAACATTTGTATTTCCTTTGGGCGAAAAGCGTCACCTGAGCATCAGTGTAATTAATGCAAGTAATCTTCAGGCAAGATATCATACACAAGACCAGGATCAGAAGTCCTTTCGGGGTTGATATGACCAGAACCTAATGCGAAAGGGGTTGCTAGTTTGTTTCCCTTGAAGACAGACGCATCAGAAATGAGATGACCTTTATTGTCTCAGAAAATATACGTAATTCCACTGGCAACACCCTGTGCCAGTACAAAGAGATTAGCATCAGGGACCACATTTCCAGCTGCAGTATGGGCTCCATGGCCATCTGAGTCCCTAGCAGATCGAAACTTATATTTCTCGTCAATCCTACCATAGGTAGCCTCATACCCTTTGAGGTAGAATCGCGCTCCTATGAGTTTCTTGTTGCAATTAGAGCTTGAAAAGTTAAAGCCTTTTTCGCAAGTACCCTTCCATCTGGATGGAACCCGAGACAAGCCTGAATCATGAAAGCTTGGATGTTCTGGCCATATTCCTGTGTCAACAACTCCTATAATGACATCAGAACCTAAGTGGCTCCCATTCCATAGCCCTTTTCCCGAGTCAAGGCCGAGAAAATGTGGTGAATATGTGGTATGAGGAATTCTTATCCCATCAAGGTTACCAAAAAGGAACCCATCAATGTTACTCAAAGATTCGAATTGTCGAGTTGTGAGTTTAGCAGCAAAACCAGTTATAGCAGTCTCATAAGTGTAAAGAAGCTCAGGGATTAATGCTGCTTGCCCAAGCATACTGATTCCTACCATCTTTCAAGCTACACATGAGACACTAACTATCAGTTCACCAGTTCATCATGTAGAGTGTTCACAACTTCACATAGTCCTAAAACATCAAGAAACAGTGTCCGACAACACTTGACACTCGTATATAGCACTTATTACCTACTTTTAGGGACTAATGCTTCAGCAAGCAAATAACAGTAACGATACTTTATCCTTGCGTCAACAATATAGAGACTTAAAGACGCTATTTCCAGATGACCCAAAATGAAAACATAGTCGAGAATTGCATCGAATAACTATGACTTCACAAATTAAAATAAGTGTTGGCAGTTTGGTGAGCCATTTTGCTTCTACAAGCAGAAATTACTAAAAACAAAAGTAAAACTGGTATTTTTTGAAAAGTAACTGAaaactgcaaaaaaaaaaaaaaaaaaaaagtaaagtcAGTGAAAAAAACAGATTTAGACTGTAAATAATTTGGAACGATGTCTCATACAACTTTTAGCAAGACATAATGCGAAAAAAGGGAAATAATAACCTAGAAAGATTAATTCCCTCTGTCTCGGTCATTATTTTACGTTTGTTTAAAATCTCCATCACGGGGACAAGTAAAAGTAAACAATTGACTATAACATACGGAGTACTGTAGTAAATTAGTTAAGTTCCTCACTTTGACTGGTTTTAAAAGACGAATCATATTAGGAAACCAAAAATCGTCAAAGATTAAAGTTTTGTCGTTGTTGGAAAGACCTTAAGTTGTTTTgaaagggaaaagaaaagaaaattctGTGTGTGGAGTGTTCTGCCTGCTTTTGAGGATGCACTGTCAATAATGGAAAAATGATGAAACATTATGCTTTCTTCACAAAAAAAGTACTTAACTGTGTATATAAGACAGCCTCATTTGCTTCTTGAGTGAAACGGTAAGGGGTCGGAAGTACACATAGTTACCACTTATCCGTGTTAAAAACATTTGATGAACGACGAAGTGATGAACAATCCATCAAGACTTTTATTGAATAACCACTGCATCACAAGTAAAAGAAAACATTAGACTTTTTATTTTGGTCGCGTGTAACATTAACCAGGAATTTTATAATGCATGTTTGTTTATTCCAAAACGTCAAACCTATTTGTGCCCTTAGTTGGATCATAATCAAAGgtactttattttttttattggtaCAAAACTACAAACTAATCAAAGGTAGTTTGTTGATGAACTTGAAATCTAGTCAGCACACATTACTGATTGATATGTTGTTTAGCAAGGtgtcatgaaaattgaaaagcaTTTGATTCACTTTTCGGACTGTACCCATCCATATCAACACGATATAACATGGAACTTAAGACGGtcttattaaaaaaaattgtgcAATTTCAAGGCTTCATTACACCAGTACGCTGTTCTGATCCAACTCTTCCATTACGACTAGAACCTTTCTATTTATCGAATTTAACCCATGGGTTGAAACACAAGTCTTAGCTATTGATCTCAAGCATGCCTCGGGAACTAAGTAAGCCTCAAACTGCACATGAAAGCTGAAAATGGTTCTTCTAGTTCCGGACTTTTAAACCAATATGCTAGACTAGACCAAGCTTAATTGTGTAGGATCTTCTAACCCTAATTGATAAGAATATAAGATTGCTTAAAAAGAAATAAGTGAAGGCGACACTGTATCGGTTAACTAATACGGAGTATTCAGTAAAGTGGCACAAGTATTTCACCCTTTGGCTTTGAAGCAAGCATAGACTTCAAActctaacaacaacaataataacagtaTGTCATTATCCTAAGTTTTTCAAGGGCTCCTTTTAATTTGTGGGGTAAGTGGAGTCGAATGTACGCGACAAAAGTATCAACACTAGAAAGTAGAAAGTACACCATAAATTTATCTATGCTCTCTCCGTTTCAATTATTTGTTTTAACTTTGATTAAATATCTCTTAtaacaaacaaataaacaaatgtATGAAATAAGGGGAGTATAAACGAATTCTAGAATGCATAGAAAGCTAACATCTAGTTGAATTGAATTAGGGATAGGAAATAGCGAGAAATTCATCAAGCACTAATCCATTTTCCAATGCACAATGATCGAAATTGGATTTGCAATTAGAAACCCTAATTCCAAAATTGAAAGGTCGAAATTATAAATTACCGTGGACTGTCATTGTTTAATTAAGAACACcgagaggtggcaatcgggtgggTCGAGTCGGATTCGAGTCGAGTTGTTTCGGGTTCGGGTTTATATGATGTCGGATTGATTCGAGTCATGTACATTTGCGGGCCGGATCGGGTTTGGTCGGATTATTTCAAGTTACGACTTATTTCGGTTATCGGGTCAACATAGGAAACAATTGGTCGGGTGACGGTTGCTAAGTGTCAAAAATTTTCAATACCAGTTTCTATCGGGTTATGAGGGGTCATAACTTGGTAAGAACTTGCCCTCTTTGGGGTCATTCCTTTTTATTACTTCCTCCCTTTTTAAATTTTCTTCCCATTTGCTTTTTTATAGTCTTCAAGACCGAACGTTAACTATATTTTCCGACATGTAAATGTTACGGAgtattttttttgtcaaaacttgtgaaagatggtttgaaaatgtaaatatttatttttatgtatttataatttttatcctccaatattttttttttgaaatgttatgttcaaatttttaatttttaattaaagACAAATAACCaatgattaattaattttaaaTCAATAAGCAAAACATCTCATTTATATAATATTGAATTTGTGAAATAATTATAT
This sequence is a window from Silene latifolia isolate original U9 population chromosome 8, ASM4854445v1, whole genome shotgun sequence. Protein-coding genes within it:
- the LOC141595166 gene encoding subtilisin-like protease SBT1.1, giving the protein MVGISMLGQAALIPELLYTYETAITGFAAKLTTRQFESLSNIDGFLFGNLDGIRIPHTTYSPHFLGLDSGKGLWNGSHLGSDVIIGVVDTGIWPEHPSFHDSGLSRVPSRWKGTCEKGFNFSSSNCNKKLIGARFYLKGYEATYGRIDEKYKFRSARDSDGHGAHTAAGNVVPDANLFVLAQGVASGITYIF